A window of Belonocnema kinseyi isolate 2016_QV_RU_SX_M_011 chromosome 9, B_treatae_v1, whole genome shotgun sequence contains these coding sequences:
- the LOC117179912 gene encoding uncharacterized protein LOC117179912: protein MIQTYFEEIIPVYSFSDFLSHFRLTQRTFQKVLDDIGPFLHPHNPGPARMCPGKQLCIAIWTFANQEVYRSIADRFGVSINTAWRYTFNVAQTLNNQAHNYIRWPEGQKLIEAEEQFRAISGFPGVVATVDGCHIEVSAP from the exons ATGAttcaaacttattttgaagaaattataccTGTGTATTCATTCTCAG ATTTTCTGTCACACTTCCGACTTACTCAGCGAACCTTTCAGAAAGTCCTTGATGACATTGGCCCCTTCTTACATCCACACAATCCTGGACCTGCTAGAATGTGCCCAGGAAAGCAATTGTGCATTGCTATATGGACATTTGCCAACCAGGAAGTATACAG GTCAATAGCTGATCGTTTCGGCGTTTCAATAAACACAGCATGGAGATACACGTTTAATGTCGCTCAAACTCTGAATAATCAAGCTCACAATTATATTCGTTGGCCTGagggtcaaaaattaattgaagcaGAAGAACAATTCAGGGCAATATCAGGATTTCCCGGTGTTGTTGCGACAGTTGATGGATGCCATATTGAAGTCAGTGCTCCTTAG